The Geothrix sp. DNA segment ATGAAGCGGATGACATCCTCGTTGAGTCCGGCCGCGACGCTGTCCGCCTCGATGTCCGTCACGAAGCCGTACTTGTATTCCTGGCTGGTGACCACGTTCAAGGTGGTGCTCATCGCCGTCTCCCGATTCCCTTCATTCTGGAATCTCGACCAAAATTGTCAACTTAATAGGCTGTGGCCCCGGTCACGAGGCCCCTCAGGCCTGGGATGTCTCGTCCAACTCCTTGAGAAGGCCGCGGATCTGGTTCTTCACACCCTTGGCCTGGCTCTCGTTGAGGTCCCCGGCTTCGGCATCCAGGCCTTCGGTCAGGAGGGCCCTGGCCTGGTCCCGCTCTCCCAGGCCCACCAGGGCGGCCCCGAGCTGGAAGTGGTTGATGAGGGTGGGTTCCTTCTCGATGAGGGGATCCAGCAGATCCAGCACCTCCTGGTGGCGCTTCAGGGCCAGCAGGTACTGGCCCAGCAGAGTGCGGGCGCGGGGCTCCAGGCCCGGCAGGGGATGGGTGTGGAGCCGGCGGACCTCAGCCAGGTCCTGGACCGTGATCTCCCCGTTCATGAGCCGGTAGGCCAGCCGCATGAGGGCCGCCTCCCACGCGCCGGTGCTCTTGGGATGCCGGGAGAGGAAGGCATCCAGGGCCTTGGTGATCTCGGGTTCCCGCTTCTGCTCCATGAGGTGTTCGAGGACCAGCCGCAGGGCCAGGAAGCAGAGCCGGGGATGGTGGTCGGAGCAGGCGAACTTCAGGGCCGCCTTCATCTGGCCCTCGGGGTCCTTCTGGAAGGCCAGGCGGAGCTCGAGCCATTCGGAGCGCTGGCTCCGGCCCTTGCGGCGGGCCCGCTTGAGCAGCACCTCGGCGCCTTCGGTCTGGTTCTCGTCCAGCAGCGTCTCCACCTCGTCCAGCATGAGCTGGGTGCCGGCCTTGCCATCCCGGGCCTCCCGCAGCTGGGGGTGGCTCTCGGCGTCCAGCATGAGCAGGAGGTGGGGATCGCCGGGGTTCTGCATGAGGAGTTCCTGGAGGATCGCGAAGGCCTTGGGGCGCTCGTCCTGCAGGAGGTAGGCCTCGGCCAGGGCTTCCCGCACGTGCAGGTCGCCGGGCAGGTAGGCGCTGGCCTCCTTGAGGGCGGGCACGGCCATGGCGCTCTCGCCGCGGGCCACGTGGACCTGGCCCAGCAGCAGGAGCGTCTCACCGTCCTTGCGCCGCGCCACCGCCTCCTGGGCCGCCTCCAGGGCGCCCTGCAGGTCGTCCTGGTCGAGCAACAGCTCTGCCAGCAGCATGCGGGGCTCGGGGTCCTCGGGGCGCAGGTCCGCGGCCTGGTGCAGGGCCTCGATGGCCTGGTCGGCATGTTCCGGGAGTTCCTGCAGCAGCTTGCCCAGCAGCATCCAGGCTTCGAAGTGGCGGGGGCTCAGGCCCACGACCTTGCGGGCGAGCACCTCGGCCTCCTCGAAGTTCTGCGAGGCCTCGTGCAGGGAAGCCGCCGTGAAGAGCAGCTCGTAGTTCTTGGGGTCCAGGGGCAGGGCCTGACCCAGGCGCTGGGCGGCGCCGGGCAGGTCGGCGGCCTCCAGCAGGGCTGTGGTTTCCAGCAGGGCCCGCTTGAGCTGGGCCATGGACTTGGGCCGGGCGATGGGCAGGATGCGGGCCCGGTAGCGGGTGAACAGCTCCCGGGCGCTGATGAGGTGCAGGTTCTCCTCGACGAGGCTCTCCCAGCGCTCGGAGAAGGCGTGGGCATCCAGCTGGCGGTTGTGCTCCATCTCCTGCACCAGGGCCATGAGGCCGTTGCGCAGCATGACCTCGCTGCGCTCCAGCTTGCCCAGCTGGTCCGAGACGGTCTCCAGGTAGGTCTCCACCCGGCGGAGGGTCTCCTCCAGCCCCGTGATGCGCTCCAGCAGGTGCTCTTCCAGATCCTCGCCGCCGTCGGACTCGTCGGGCTCGTCCTCCCAGGTCTGGTCCCCGGCCAGGATGAGGAGACGCGTGCCGCACTTCAGGCAGGTCTCCCGATCCCCGGGGTTCCAGGCAAGGCAGTTCTGGCAGAAGGAACCCGGGAGATCGTTGGCCATGGTTCCAGGATAGAGGGGAACCGTCGCGCGGGGAGGCTACTTGTCGGAGGCGGGCTGCTCCCCGCTGGGGTGGCTGCGCCTCAGGGCGGCCTGGAGGAGCT contains these protein-coding regions:
- a CDS encoding tetratricopeptide repeat protein — protein: MANDLPGSFCQNCLAWNPGDRETCLKCGTRLLILAGDQTWEDEPDESDGGEDLEEHLLERITGLEETLRRVETYLETVSDQLGKLERSEVMLRNGLMALVQEMEHNRQLDAHAFSERWESLVEENLHLISARELFTRYRARILPIARPKSMAQLKRALLETTALLEAADLPGAAQRLGQALPLDPKNYELLFTAASLHEASQNFEEAEVLARKVVGLSPRHFEAWMLLGKLLQELPEHADQAIEALHQAADLRPEDPEPRMLLAELLLDQDDLQGALEAAQEAVARRKDGETLLLLGQVHVARGESAMAVPALKEASAYLPGDLHVREALAEAYLLQDERPKAFAILQELLMQNPGDPHLLLMLDAESHPQLREARDGKAGTQLMLDEVETLLDENQTEGAEVLLKRARRKGRSQRSEWLELRLAFQKDPEGQMKAALKFACSDHHPRLCFLALRLVLEHLMEQKREPEITKALDAFLSRHPKSTGAWEAALMRLAYRLMNGEITVQDLAEVRRLHTHPLPGLEPRARTLLGQYLLALKRHQEVLDLLDPLIEKEPTLINHFQLGAALVGLGERDQARALLTEGLDAEAGDLNESQAKGVKNQIRGLLKELDETSQA